In the Lates calcarifer isolate ASB-BC8 linkage group LG16_LG22, TLL_Latcal_v3, whole genome shotgun sequence genome, GATAGGGGTAATTTAAAACACagtattttagaaaaaaaagcaaagaatgTCTATTGTCTTGATGCAACTGTAACCTATTTCCATACTCACTTCAGACAGTTTCCCTGCAGTTTTGTTCCCTTTAGCTTTCTCCTGTAATCCCAGTTTCTCCATAATCAACTCAATCCTGGTTGTGATGCCGGCCACAGAGGTTTCAAGATGGAGAACCTGCCTGGTCAGTCTGTCATGGTGAGAGAAAGGTAATTCAGGTGTTTTTGAAGCTGGGACTTATTTCCaatgtttttggatgtaaataATTGACAGGAActttatggataggattcctgcagagacagacccTTTTATTAtagagtaagatcctttttgtttaaccagaaacattgctaaatatcactaccagacttcattgacaaaaacagcaattttactgagcagaacaggAATATGGGAGTGTTGTGAGCggttagtgtgtttgtgttgttgtgtggtacgTTTACTTACGTAAAGAATCCGAATAATACTTCTACTACTGAAAGtcccacaacaacacaaataaactaaCCATTTAAGGCAGTGGTATCCCAgtaactcctgtgttctgcttggtaaaattcctgctTTTGTCAACGGAGTCTGGTAGTAATGTATAATGATGTGTCAAGTtctgaaatttaaataaaaaggtaattttttaagaataaaatagTTACTTCAAGACATAAAATATGTTAACTGTAAAAAATGTTCCCACCTAAGAAACTGTTCACGATCTACAGAGGTTTGATTGGAGTGGTTCTTCTGCTCACTGGACGTTACAGGCTTCTCCATTAATTCTTTCCCATAATTCATTCCAAGATTGTTAAGTTCAGTGCTGAGAGCatcctgattttaaaaagaaaaacaatgctCATTTAATTGCATGTCAACCTAGAGAAGAagttagtaaaaaaaaaaaatgatgaaattgattactacatttatttgtcaACAGACTATTACACAAACCCTCTTTTCCTCCAGCTCGATTTTCATCTTCTCTTGTTCGTCTTCGTCTAGAATTTGGTTCCCATCACGGTCAAACCGTGAGAAGGCTGCAGAAATTTCATGATCGGCGTGTCCCATCCTACGAGATCATCAGAGCGGTGAGGGTTATGTAACACTAAAGATAGCAAATGCTCTTCTTTCCTTTTGAAATATTCTCACTTACTCTTTCAAAGTTTCTCTGAAGTCCTTGAACTCGATTTCTCCAGATCCAGACCGTAGCGCCTTCTGAACATCTgatattttctcctttttgaGTTTCAGCTTCATAAATGTCTTCATGTAGCTCTGAATtacaaggaaaaaaatcatattctTCGTAACTCATGTACAATTTTATTCATAAATGTGTATAATTTCATTGCCTTTACCTGTTTGATGATGTCCGTAATCTGCAACTCATCTTTTTGGGATGAGAgctcctccttcacctcagaATACGTGTCGTTTATgatggccaaaaacatgttctgagaaatgaatgaggagaTAATGAGTCTGctaatttttgtcatttaaaatcaGTTAATGTATCAGAATGACTTACCagaagaacaaagaaaacaaagaacacatAGGTGACAAAGTAAATGGGACCGAGAACTCTGTTAGCACGGTCGATGGCGTCGTAATCAAAGTCTCCGAGAATAATCCTGAACTGTGTGAAGCTGCAGGACGGAGAAATAAGAATTGATTAGTTGATGCTCATTTATCCTATTTAAATCCATCCTGCTGAGCTGCGACCTCTTACATGCACTTTACGAAGGTGCTGAACGATTCAACCTCCATCCCAAAGAGCAAATATCCAAGCTGAGCGTAAGCGAAGAAGACGATGAAGAACATGATGGCGAATCCCAGGATATCTTTAGCACATCGACCCAGTGTGGACGAAAGCTGAGTCATGGTCTTATTAAAACTGATGTATTTGAAGATCTGCAAGGACAAGAAGGAAACACACATTATTTGGGATGATGCTGGAGCCAGATAATTTTTGTGATGAGTTTGAAGTGAAAGATATAGGTGCTTTACTTTGATCCATGCGAAGAACAAGTTCACGGCATTCATGTTGTTGTACTGCATTTGCCAGAATGCCAGAAATTCAAAATCAGCGTAGATATCGGGTTGTTCCAGCAGTTTGCCGAGCAACTTGTCTACTTTGACGGTCCGGAAAATATTGAATATGATGGCGACGATGGCAAGCTGGGAAAGAGAGTTATTTAACTTTTTTGACATCAAGTTAAATCAGAGATAAGGACATTCCTGATTCACATAAGGATTGTGTTTTCTTACCATTATGACAACAATATCCAGTATGTTCCAGATGCTTTTGAAGTAGGAGCACTTGTGTATTCGCAGCTCAAGAATCTCTTCCACGATGTAGTAGAGGATGAATAAACAGAAGACCATCTCGCACCCAAGGATGAAGTAATCCCAGTTGGTGATGTAGCGAATCAATTTGACTGTTCTGATCTGGTAGGAAGGGATCGCTCCACCGGTCGCTGGGAATTCAACCACCAACCTGAAACAAGAAGGTGAAGCTTTGCTCAATCAATGAATGGACACCAACTAATTGGTTAAGTTGCTACTGTTTGTGCTCTTTACCTGATGATGCAGaacatgttgatgtttgcaTTGTAAGTGGAGAAGTCGATGAAGACTACTCTGGTTCCTCTGTCCAGCCAAAGGTTGTCCACCAGCTCCATCAGAATGAGGGCGCTCTCCTCTTTGGTCCGACTCAGGTCTTGATAGTATCCGGCTCCACTGTAGGTCGTCAACAAGCCCCAGTGAGAGGAACCCTTGATCTCTTTCTCCGTGTGGTAGGTCCAGCTGCAGAGatacaaagaaaacacttaCATTATGCTGCAGTTGTTGTATATAACAGCACAATGTCTTGACTTACGCAGAACCATTAATGAGTCCGAAGCTGAGGTCATCCTCCTTCTTCTCATTGTAGACACCGTAACATGCTGTGATCTCATCTTGGAAGTCGTTGTGGACCTTGCAGGAGTTGTTCTTGATCTTGATCTGCCTCATCCTGGGGACTCCAAGCAACATGTTTTCATAGTAGATGAAGGACTGGTCTCCGCTGTCTAGGGTCTGGTTATTGTACCATTTAGTCCAGTAGAGGCCATCCAATAATGGGCCCTGGGCGTACTGTTCACATATAAAAAGAGAGGGTGGATGCACATATATTGTGATTTCACATTCGTATTTCTCACTGTGGTGATCATTGGAGGAAATGAATATGGAGGAAAACTCACAGTCCAGAAATCAGCCATGGTGCCAATGGACTGAAACCTAACCCCGCTTTCACCGGCTGTATTCACAAACAGGTCCGTCATGGCTTTAGTGTAATAGTAGGTGCTCGAGCTGGTCATACCGTATGTCACTGAAAGACAACGTAATCGCACTGTTAACGCCCATAATCATTGATTCCTATCTGGCTTTGCTCAGGCTCAGCTCTAAACACTGCTCCATTCAGCCAGTCCAAGATAAGGCCTCATTGAAGACTTGttatttgtgctgtgtttatgtCGCTGTCGTCAAACAGATCCCGATCAGGGGCTGTAGTTTGTTTGAAGAGAGAGCACACTGGCATGACACAAATAGCCTCATCAAACAACGTAAATCTAACCCAGACAAAGCAACAATGGATGAGGCCTAATGCTCTTATCTCTAAATGGCATGAGAGCAGTGCCCATGTCCCTTTCACTCCTAATGCTCAGATGGACAATGGCTTTTAAGGCAGAGGGATGGGAAGGGCATTTGTGGTAGGCATTAAAGCAAGGTAAATCAACAGTCTAAAGTGCCCTATACAGTAACATCCTGCTAAAAGGTGAACGCCTCAACAAGTGATCAGCATTGCTTAAAACAAATAGCTGATTGAAATGTACTATACGCTGTAATGCATTTAATGTTTGTCAGACCCAGAGATACATTTCTTTATTGGGCCTTTAATTTGGGTTATTAATGATgataatgtaaattaaatccAGGAAAGTGTTAAGTGTAAACCTAAAGCTAATTCAAAGATCACAACTTTccttaaaataacattttccagATGTAGAGAAACACTTTCCTATTTCAAACGTAAGGAAATTGTGAAGAAGAATTACTTGGAAAACTAGACTCAAAACTGTCAAGATAAAATTTTTGGATGGTGTGAGTTCGAAAACTTACAGAGACATATGTCCACCAGAAACACCAGATAGACCAGTAACTCTCGTAGCGTTGTTCGGACAAACAGTTCCCTGTTGTTGGAGATGTTTTCGGTCAATGTTGTGCCCCACAAACCTACATAGAATGTCAGCGTAAAAACAGTTGTGTAATTATGACAGGTGTATTTTTGTAGGAGAGATAGTTTGTAAACACCAATAATGGAAGACAGATGATGTTACATGAAAGACCTAAATTATTTGGCCAAGAAACTAGTACTACAGTTGATATTCAAAGCTAACATACAGTGATAAATTCAGCCGAGTGTGTTCCTACCTTTGATAAAAGAGCAGCAGCCTCGTTGTTTCTTCACCAGACCTTTCTCAGTGGATGGTGGTTCCTCTGCTGGATGGTGGAACGGGCCGGGGGTGTCCAGTTTGTAAATGCTATCCATGGAGCCCTGGAAGAGAGGCTGAGGGTTGTAGATGGTGCTGACGACTCTGGGAAGGGGCGGAGGAGAGCCGGAGTAGCCCTGGTTCACCCAGGCGCCATTGCCCACGCTGTCCAACTCGTGCTCCACCTGCCCGGTAAGGTGGCTGTCGGCCCGGTTGTTCAGGCACTTCATGCTGCAAGGCACCggttgtgtttctctgtatgaACCACTGGGGTTTAGATCAGAACAGAAAGTAAAGCAGAGCAGTGTGGGCAGCTTCTGAACACCTGCTGGAGGGATGATTATAAAGAGTTGATGACATAAGCTTTGTTGagggaggagctgctggagctttTGTAGTCTTGAGATTGACGTACTTGTGTCCAGTTGTGCACAGACACTTCACAGACATGTTTAACCTTATTTTGGTCAATGGGACCTTAACCAATATAAGACCTCATATCTAGTCTTAAGCTGTTTCAAACTTGGGgatattttttgatttgattgtaCTTTGCCAGGTGCCTCTCATGAATAATTTTCTTATCAGTAATAAGTTGTGCATTTGATAAGTACAATAAGCTGGCAGAGAAAagctgaaatgactgaaaaatacCAAGTCAGATTTAAGGAATGTCATTCTATAGCAGGGATCTTTACGGTACAACACATCCACCTGTTCACTTTCTGGAAATATCTTATAAAAGAGAACATTCAAGCTAAATAATTCAGCAGTTAAAAGACATATTAATTTGTTTTGCCCTCTCAGTTACTTGCATGCTGAGCACATTGTTGTCACTATTGATTAACAACTCATCCAGCAACGCGCTCCTATTGAGAAAATCAATTAATTGCATGTCGATTATATTTTCTGCCACCAACTGTTCACCACTTGCGACTGAATTAATGAAGAGCCTAATTGCAGTGTCACTGATGGTCTTCGCCTCATTACCATTCCGCACTTTTGACTCTGTCATCTATTCATTTTTGACATGCCAACTGTCAGAAAGCATTTATTAGGTATGCAAACATTCATCGTGGCAGATGAATCATTACGACCATCTGTATCAGTGTTTGGCACCTCTACCCGGTCTCCTCTGCCAACCCAACCCGGCAACGatctaaaaacaacacataataCCACCCAAAATCAGCTGCGTGCTAATAAGATGTGTATAATGCATTAGCAGTTGGACAGTACAGTTCAAGCACTGCTGTAGATGTCTATTTAATGCGGATGAAGAGTTTGGGTCCAGCTATGGGCGTTCATGCCTCAGTGGCTCCAAACAGAGCGATTACACACAGCCATTACCACACAATAGAGTTTAATTTCTGCTCCCCCGCTGAAGCCGTGGCAGGATCTGGCACACAGGCTTCCTTAATCTGCAGCGGCTTGTGCCACCATTCAAACTTTTTCAAATCTGTAACAATCACTTTTCAGCGGCTGATGATTGCCATTTAAAACTGTAGCAGTGTGTGACTCCAACAATGGACAGCCGCACCTCATATGGCCTCCTCAACTTGAATTAACACTTTTAAAAATCCAAAGGGGATTTTTACAGAGGAAATTTgagaattaaatatttaaatgattgtACTTTGTCCTAAAAAGGAGTCTATTTCCAGTGTTTAGACTTTGGTTACCCCCACTGACGTAACAGTGTCTTATCTCAAAGCACAGGAGCTCTGGACAAAAGGATGATTTATTCCCCAGGGTGCAGATGGAGCCAGCGCAGGGAACACGACCTGTCATCATTTCTACTGAGGAACTGACACCTACAAAACAAAGTATGTGCTGTAAATTACTTGCTCCCTGTGATAACCTTTGTTTTAATACCAGACAAAGGAGACAAATAATTAGAAGTTCCTCCTGAATTGAGAAAATTCTGCAGTAAATTTAAGGTTTGCAGTATGTCAGGTTAATATTTTGCAGGATGTATATGGAAAATTTTCTTCAGaaacttaaataaaaatacagtataaagttgtatataatataaaaaaaatccagacaaAGAACAAGAGAAATGCTTTTCatataaaatagtttttatttttaatcaaaatctATAATGAACAAAATAGAGGTCTGCATGTGAGAAATAACATCTATTTTTCAACTCTACAAACATTCAACAAAATAGTTACATATCAACTTTAACTTTGCAACCAAGACCACAATGATTTTCTCAGAATCCATTGAACATTGCACAACATTTTAGGGCCATattaaaataactgataaaAGTATCTTCAGTACAATCTAACAGTCATTATAATGACACTACATTTCTTTACTTGTTGCTATACTTTGAACAAAAACATGCTCAACATTGCTGGGTTTcctagaaaaaaataaataagacttCAAACTTAAAGAAGTCTTTCTGATTGTCATACAAATactagataaataaaaaaagaaaataatgcaatacaaatgtatttactgtCTCCTAGACTGGaggaaaaatattcacattgtCACTCACATCCAACAACATGACTGATTGTCTAACGAATGGCACCAGTTCATACGTTGACCTGATGTCCGTCAAACTGATAAGAGAACGACGAGTGGATGTAGTCCTGTCCGGTTGGAGAGTCGTACCTCATGAGGCAGGGGTAGTTTTCAGGCTGCACGCAGTCGAACTGCAGGTCCAGCCACTGCCTGTGAGGAGCGTTGTGCCTCCTGGCATCCGTCAGGATCCGGTTCAGGGCCATGATGTAGCTGAGGGCCATCTGCAGGGTTTCATACTTGGACAGTTTCTTGTCCTGGCCCCACTGGGGGACCACTTTACGTAGGCGATCGAAGGCTGTGTTCAGACCCtgcatcctcttcctctctctggcaTTGGCGGCCATCCGTCGCCTTGTGGCCGTCTCATACTTCTCAGGGCTCTTGGAGTCCAGCTCCGAGGACTCGGATCC is a window encoding:
- the pkd2l1 gene encoding polycystic kidney disease 2-like 1 protein — protein: MKCLNNRADSHLTGQVEHELDSVGNGAWVNQGYSGSPPPLPRVVSTIYNPQPLFQGSMDSIYKLDTPGPFHHPAEEPPSTEKGLVKKQRGCCSFIKGLWGTTLTENISNNRELFVRTTLRELLVYLVFLVDICLLTYGMTSSSTYYYTKAMTDLFVNTAGESGVRFQSIGTMADFWTYAQGPLLDGLYWTKWYNNQTLDSGDQSFIYYENMLLGVPRMRQIKIKNNSCKVHNDFQDEITACYGVYNEKKEDDLSFGLINGSAWTYHTEKEIKGSSHWGLLTTYSGAGYYQDLSRTKEESALILMELVDNLWLDRGTRVVFIDFSTYNANINMFCIIRLVVEFPATGGAIPSYQIRTVKLIRYITNWDYFILGCEMVFCLFILYYIVEEILELRIHKCSYFKSIWNILDIVVIMLAIVAIIFNIFRTVKVDKLLGKLLEQPDIYADFEFLAFWQMQYNNMNAVNLFFAWIKIFKYISFNKTMTQLSSTLGRCAKDILGFAIMFFIVFFAYAQLGYLLFGMEVESFSTFVKCIFTQFRIILGDFDYDAIDRANRVLGPIYFVTYVFFVFFVLLNMFLAIINDTYSEVKEELSSQKDELQITDIIKQSYMKTFMKLKLKKEKISDVQKALRSGSGEIEFKDFRETLKEMGHADHEISAAFSRFDRDGNQILDEDEQEKMKIELEEKRDALSTELNNLGMNYGKELMEKPVTSSEQKNHSNQTSVDREQFLRLTRQVLHLETSVAGITTRIELIMEKLGLQEKAKGNKTAGKLSEVSMEIGYSCIKTIDILCFFF
- the atoh7 gene encoding transcription factor atoh7 produces the protein MKSRRPSCTDSGSESSELDSKSPEKYETATRRRMAANARERKRMQGLNTAFDRLRKVVPQWGQDKKLSKYETLQMALSYIMALNRILTDARRHNAPHRQWLDLQFDCVQPENYPCLMRYDSPTGQDYIHSSFSYQFDGHQVNV